The following are encoded in a window of Saccharothrix longispora genomic DNA:
- a CDS encoding glycoside hydrolase family 3 C-terminal domain-containing protein, translating into MSTDDRLSHLSAAEKAALTGGGDFWHTAAVAGVPAITLTDGPHGVRLQRTGDGAGLLDSEPATCFPPAVALGSTWDPELVHRVGAALGEEARAMGVSVLLGPGVNLKRTPLGGRNFEYYAEDPLLTGVLAVEWVRGLQDRGVGASLKHFAVNSQETDRMRVSADVDERTLHEVYLRAFRRVVREARPWTVMCAYNKVNGVHASEHRWLLTEVLRDEWGFDGLVVSDWGAVVDRVAAVRAGLDLTMPGPDTAGDEALVRAVEDGALDPAALDTAAARVLALVDRAVAGADPGATYDVDAHHALAREAASRAVVLLRNEGGLLPLPREGASVAVIGEHARTPRYQGGGSSRVTPTRLDDALAEITALTTAPVAFAAGYALDGDDDGSLAAEAVETARAADVAVVFIGTAEETEGRDRDSLDLPPARVALVERVVAANPRTVVVLSNGAVVRTAPWDRAVPALVEAWLLGQAGGGAVADVLFGVVNPSGRLAETIPLALADHPSHLDFPGEAGHVRYGEGLHIGHRGFDARGQEVAYPFGFGLSYTTFSYGAATASEVDGGVEVRVPVTNDGDRDGREVVQVYGSVPGSAVRRVPRELKGFACVEIPAGRTAEVVVRVPRADLEHWDPRLGRWVVEGGEHVFEVGASSRDLRTAVAVVVEGDDTRVPLTADSTLGEWRADPRGAEVLERAFAESGGGLGVLADSQVSAFLGSLPLSRLGAFPGSPFDAGVVAELVARVES; encoded by the coding sequence GTGAGCACCGACGACCGGCTGTCGCACCTGTCCGCGGCGGAGAAGGCCGCGCTGACCGGCGGCGGCGACTTCTGGCACACCGCCGCCGTCGCGGGCGTCCCCGCGATCACCCTCACCGACGGGCCGCACGGCGTCCGCCTGCAGCGCACGGGCGACGGCGCCGGCCTGCTCGACAGCGAGCCGGCGACCTGCTTCCCGCCGGCCGTCGCGCTCGGCTCGACCTGGGACCCCGAGCTGGTCCACCGGGTCGGCGCGGCGCTCGGCGAGGAGGCGCGCGCGATGGGCGTGTCGGTCCTGCTCGGTCCCGGCGTCAACCTCAAGCGCACGCCCCTCGGCGGGCGCAACTTCGAGTACTACGCCGAGGACCCGCTGCTCACCGGCGTCCTCGCGGTGGAGTGGGTGCGCGGCCTCCAGGACCGGGGCGTCGGCGCGTCGCTCAAGCACTTCGCGGTCAACAGCCAGGAGACCGACCGCATGCGGGTGAGCGCCGACGTCGACGAGCGGACGCTGCACGAGGTGTACCTGCGGGCGTTCCGGCGGGTCGTGCGCGAGGCGCGACCGTGGACCGTGATGTGCGCGTACAACAAGGTCAACGGCGTCCACGCGTCCGAGCACCGGTGGCTGCTCACCGAGGTGCTGCGCGACGAGTGGGGCTTCGACGGCCTGGTGGTGTCCGACTGGGGCGCGGTGGTCGACCGCGTCGCCGCCGTGCGGGCCGGGCTCGACCTGACCATGCCCGGCCCCGACACCGCGGGCGACGAAGCCCTCGTGCGGGCCGTGGAGGACGGCGCGCTCGACCCCGCCGCGCTCGACACCGCCGCCGCCCGCGTGCTCGCCCTCGTCGACCGGGCGGTCGCCGGGGCCGACCCGGGCGCGACCTACGACGTCGACGCGCACCACGCCCTGGCCCGGGAGGCGGCGAGCCGCGCCGTCGTGCTGCTCAGGAACGAGGGCGGCCTGCTGCCGCTGCCCCGCGAGGGCGCGTCGGTCGCGGTCATCGGCGAGCACGCCCGGACCCCGCGCTACCAGGGCGGCGGCAGCTCCCGGGTCACCCCCACCCGGCTGGACGACGCGCTGGCGGAGATCACCGCGCTGACCACCGCGCCGGTCGCCTTCGCCGCCGGCTACGCGCTCGACGGCGACGACGACGGGTCGCTCGCCGCCGAGGCGGTCGAGACCGCGCGGGCCGCCGACGTGGCCGTGGTGTTCATCGGCACCGCGGAGGAGACCGAGGGGCGCGACCGCGACTCGCTCGACCTGCCGCCCGCCCGGGTGGCCCTCGTCGAACGGGTCGTCGCCGCCAACCCGAGGACCGTGGTCGTGCTGTCCAACGGCGCCGTCGTGCGCACCGCTCCCTGGGACCGCGCCGTGCCCGCCCTGGTGGAGGCCTGGCTGCTCGGCCAGGCCGGCGGCGGCGCGGTCGCCGACGTGCTGTTCGGCGTGGTCAACCCGTCGGGACGGCTCGCCGAGACCATCCCGCTCGCGCTCGCCGACCACCCCTCCCACCTGGACTTCCCGGGCGAGGCCGGGCACGTCCGCTACGGGGAGGGCCTGCACATCGGCCACCGGGGGTTCGACGCGCGCGGCCAGGAGGTCGCCTACCCGTTCGGGTTCGGCCTGTCCTACACCACCTTCTCCTACGGCGCGGCGACGGCGTCCGAGGTCGACGGCGGCGTGGAGGTGCGGGTGCCGGTCACGAACGACGGCGACCGCGACGGCCGCGAGGTCGTCCAGGTGTACGGGAGCGTCCCGGGGTCGGCGGTGCGCCGCGTGCCGCGCGAGCTGAAGGGCTTCGCCTGCGTCGAGATCCCGGCCGGGCGGACCGCGGAGGTCGTGGTGCGCGTGCCGCGCGCCGACCTGGAGCACTGGGACCCGCGCCTGGGGCGGTGGGTCGTCGAGGGCGGCGAGCACGTGTTCGAGGTCGGCGCGTCGTCGCGCGACCTGCGCACGGCCGTGGCGGTCGTGGTCGAGGGCGACGACACCAGGGTGCCGCTCACCGCCGACTCGACGCTCGGCGAGTGGCGGGCCGACCCGAGGGGCGCCGAGGTGCTGGAGCGGGCGTTCGCCGAGAGCGGTGGCGGGCTCGGGGTGCTCGCCGACTCGCAGGTCTCCGCGTTCCTCGGCAGCCTGCCGCTGAGCAGGCTCGGCGCGTTCCCCGGCAGCCCGTTCGACGCCGGGGTGGTCGCGGAGCTGGTCGCGCGGGTCGAGTCGTGA
- a CDS encoding uracil-DNA glycosylase, translating into MDAPDDPAAVLADLGERIAACTRCPRLVSWRREVAGHPPPRFAGERYWARPVPGFGDPAARVYVLGLATAAHGGNRTGRAFTGNPTGDWVVRALHRAGLADRPTSEHADDGLRLDGAWTGSAVRCAPPGNRPTPLERDTCLGFLSEEVRALTRLRVLLVLGGFAWDAATRWAGVRPRPRFGHGVEHRLDAGPTLLGCYHPSRQNTNTGVLTEAMLDAVVARAVELARP; encoded by the coding sequence GTGGACGCACCGGACGACCCCGCCGCCGTGCTCGCCGACCTCGGTGAGCGCATCGCGGCGTGCACCCGCTGCCCCCGGTTGGTCTCCTGGCGGCGGGAGGTGGCCGGGCACCCGCCGCCCCGGTTCGCGGGCGAGCGGTACTGGGCGCGCCCGGTGCCGGGGTTCGGCGACCCGGCCGCGCGGGTCTACGTGCTGGGCCTGGCGACCGCCGCGCACGGCGGCAACCGCACCGGGCGGGCGTTCACCGGGAACCCCACCGGGGACTGGGTGGTCCGCGCCCTGCACCGGGCCGGGTTGGCCGACCGGCCCACGTCCGAGCACGCCGACGACGGGCTGCGGCTGGACGGCGCGTGGACGGGGTCGGCGGTGCGGTGCGCGCCGCCGGGCAACCGGCCGACGCCGCTCGAACGCGACACGTGCCTGGGCTTCCTGTCCGAGGAGGTACGGGCGCTGACCCGGTTGCGGGTGCTGCTGGTGCTGGGCGGCTTCGCCTGGGACGCGGCCACGCGGTGGGCCGGCGTGCGGCCGCGCCCCCGCTTCGGCCACGGCGTCGAGCACCGCCTCGACGCCGGTCCCACCCTGCTCGGCTGCTACCACCCGAGCAGGCAGAACACCAACACCGGCGTGCTCACCGAGGCGATGCTCGACGCGGTGGTGGCCCGCGCGGTGGAGCTGGCGCGTCCGTAG
- a CDS encoding ROK family transcriptional regulator, with translation MDRAPGSATASPAAILGLLRDGRPRTRADIAAETGLARSAVRTRLDALLGAGLVTEGANGQSTGGRPADLFAFNAGARSVLAADVGATRARVAVTDLDGRLSAVEEVPLDIADGPTAVLPLLVKTWRGMLPDLDPATLAGVGIGLPGPVEHSTGKPNNPPIMPGWDGFDVPAAVGAELGVPVLVDNEVNLMALGEHTRCFPDARHVIVVKMATGIGAGFISNGVLHRGAAGAAGDLGHVHAPGADDVLCRCGNTGCLEAVAGGPALASTLRSRGVEARTAADVARLVREGNAEAGRVVRQAGREVGEVLAACVSMFNPSLIVVGGLVAQSGEMLLAGVRESVYRRSLPLATQDLRIVTSKAGTEAGVLGAAVMVVEHVLSAEVLDRRLA, from the coding sequence ATGGACAGGGCACCGGGTTCCGCCACCGCTTCCCCCGCCGCGATCCTGGGGCTGCTCAGGGACGGCCGGCCGCGCACCCGGGCGGACATCGCCGCCGAGACCGGGCTGGCGAGGTCCGCCGTCCGCACCCGCCTCGACGCCCTGCTGGGAGCGGGGCTGGTCACCGAGGGCGCCAACGGGCAGTCCACCGGCGGCCGGCCGGCCGACCTGTTCGCGTTCAACGCCGGCGCCCGGTCGGTGCTGGCCGCCGACGTCGGCGCGACCCGCGCGAGGGTGGCGGTGACGGACCTCGACGGCCGCCTGTCCGCCGTCGAGGAGGTGCCGCTGGACATCGCGGACGGCCCGACCGCCGTGCTGCCGCTGCTGGTCAAGACGTGGCGCGGGATGCTCCCGGACCTCGACCCGGCGACGCTGGCCGGCGTCGGCATCGGGCTGCCCGGCCCGGTGGAGCACTCCACCGGCAAGCCGAACAACCCGCCGATCATGCCCGGCTGGGACGGGTTCGACGTCCCGGCGGCCGTCGGCGCGGAACTCGGCGTGCCGGTCCTGGTCGACAACGAGGTCAACCTGATGGCGCTGGGCGAGCACACGCGGTGCTTCCCGGACGCCCGGCACGTGATCGTGGTCAAGATGGCGACCGGCATCGGCGCGGGTTTCATCAGCAACGGCGTGCTGCACCGCGGCGCGGCCGGCGCGGCGGGCGACCTCGGGCACGTGCACGCGCCCGGCGCGGACGACGTGCTGTGCCGGTGCGGCAACACGGGCTGCCTGGAGGCCGTGGCGGGAGGCCCGGCGCTGGCCTCGACCCTGCGCTCGCGCGGCGTGGAGGCGCGGACCGCGGCGGACGTGGCGCGGCTGGTCCGGGAGGGCAACGCCGAGGCGGGGCGCGTGGTGCGCCAGGCGGGCCGCGAGGTGGGCGAGGTGCTGGCCGCGTGCGTCAGCATGTTCAACCCGTCGCTGATCGTGGTGGGCGGGCTGGTCGCCCAGTCGGGGGAGATGCTGCTCGCGGGCGTGCGCGAGTCGGTCTACCGCCGCTCCCTGCCGCTGGCGACCCAGGACCTGCGCATCGTCACGTCGAAGGCGGGCACCGAGGCGGGTGTCCTGGGCGCGGCGGTGATGGTCGTCGAGCACGTGCTGTCGGCCGAGGTGCTGGACCGCCGCCTGGCCTGA
- a CDS encoding DUF6518 family protein, producing MTTRVRSGAVGAVSWPGMTVAPLAVGLGIGVLTNLAQGWLPGGWNQVANSGAVWSLAAFVVGALLVARSSVTAAVVGGLAVECGLVIGYYGFAEVGRDGMGDPFWPLVWLVLAFVAGPLFGWAGASWRRGRRVPARVVGLAALAGVFGMEAVHYAWNLGYAANAWAFGAVAVLVPLLGRTHRERAWALAAACALALTAFAVVLPVLDGLSA from the coding sequence GTGACCACACGTGTGCGGAGCGGTGCGGTGGGCGCGGTGTCGTGGCCGGGGATGACGGTGGCGCCGCTGGCCGTAGGGCTGGGGATCGGGGTGCTCACCAACCTGGCGCAGGGGTGGCTGCCCGGCGGGTGGAACCAGGTCGCCAACTCGGGGGCGGTGTGGAGCCTCGCGGCCTTCGTCGTCGGCGCGCTGCTGGTCGCGCGCTCGTCGGTCACCGCGGCGGTGGTCGGCGGCCTCGCCGTGGAGTGCGGGCTGGTGATCGGCTACTACGGGTTCGCCGAGGTCGGCCGCGACGGCATGGGCGACCCGTTCTGGCCGTTGGTGTGGCTGGTGCTGGCGTTCGTGGCCGGGCCGCTGTTCGGGTGGGCCGGCGCGTCGTGGCGGCGGGGCCGGCGGGTGCCCGCCCGCGTGGTCGGGTTGGCGGCCCTGGCGGGCGTGTTCGGCATGGAGGCCGTCCACTACGCGTGGAACCTGGGGTACGCGGCGAACGCCTGGGCGTTCGGAGCGGTGGCCGTCCTCGTGCCGCTGCTGGGCCGCACGCACCGCGAGCGGGCGTGGGCGCTCGCGGCGGCCTGCGCGCTCGCCCTCACGGCGTTCGCGGTGGTCCTCCCGGTGCTGGACGGCCTGTCCGCCTGA
- a CDS encoding OmpL47-type beta-barrel domain-containing protein — MLRRSIAALVGGLLVASAPPASAAPTSTAPAPVAVAQVLTWTADNDITRYRTAPAAAVAGAATLVFENSEATGNTTGMPHTLTFDTETPGYNHDVAVDVLANPFDSANGRHQVDVVLTPGKYRYHCTIPGHGTMVGELVVTAGGGGEDTTPPVVSAEVAGDRNADGDYLGEATVTASASDAQSGVASIEYQVDDAGFETYTGPVRVTAVGDHAVQYRATDGAGNVSAVGSTAFRVVERPAEDTTPPAVAAEVTGERNASGQYLGKATATITATDAGSGVRTTEYTLDGGPWTPYTAPVEVTAPGAHMIHHRATDNAGNTSPEGMSAFTVVAAPVEDTTPPTVTGTVTGQRDADGNYLGVATVTITASDDGSGVAVVEHAVDGGAWTRHTAPVVVRAQGAHSVRYRATDGAGNTAPEKSLSFSVVAPGQDACPDSDTRATVVIGDDDTGVANTDTGNGCTVSDLVDQHGDHVDHGAFVRHVERVTGDLVARGLLTRREQGVLVRAASRSDIGNQTRPHPAGRTTMARRTAPVLATLSIVAASAVFAPTAHAGLVTHCVGSGGAVTVPNDLLVPAGESCSLDGTTITGDVQVAAGANLVVAGGTVNGAVRVAADGYLDLTDTRVDGQVVLAPGGFGVFLGNSDTGRVLVEPKGSAAAEGFLYVEGGSAIDGDVTVGAGEVSLVDSEVTGDVGTNGAYFTDLHGTFVDGTLSVLNNATGSVVCGGAVLGKATFAGSLGGIQLGPNGALDTCASGGYFARDVVISNTTGRTTLDDNVVNGTLRLSANAPVAEVAANNRVRGGITGDHTATTAAARASAVAADGTRGTAGRRAGDREASALVEAAAHGPARL; from the coding sequence GTGCTCCGACGCTCGATCGCCGCGCTGGTGGGCGGATTGCTGGTGGCGTCCGCGCCGCCGGCGTCCGCCGCCCCGACGTCCACGGCCCCGGCGCCGGTGGCCGTGGCCCAGGTGCTGACCTGGACGGCGGACAACGACATCACCCGCTACCGGACGGCGCCGGCCGCGGCGGTGGCGGGCGCGGCGACCCTCGTGTTCGAGAACAGCGAGGCGACCGGCAACACGACCGGCATGCCGCACACGCTGACGTTCGACACGGAGACGCCCGGCTACAACCACGACGTCGCGGTGGACGTCCTGGCCAACCCGTTCGACAGCGCCAACGGCCGCCACCAGGTCGACGTCGTGCTGACGCCGGGCAAGTACCGCTACCACTGCACCATCCCCGGGCACGGCACGATGGTCGGCGAGCTGGTGGTGACCGCGGGCGGCGGTGGCGAGGACACCACCCCACCGGTGGTGTCGGCGGAGGTCGCCGGTGACCGGAACGCCGATGGCGACTACCTGGGCGAGGCGACCGTCACCGCGTCGGCCTCGGACGCGCAGTCGGGCGTCGCCTCGATCGAGTACCAGGTCGACGACGCGGGGTTCGAGACCTACACCGGGCCGGTGCGGGTCACGGCGGTGGGCGACCACGCGGTGCAGTACCGGGCGACGGACGGGGCGGGCAACGTGTCCGCCGTCGGGTCGACGGCGTTCCGCGTGGTCGAACGCCCCGCGGAGGACACGACGCCGCCGGCGGTGGCGGCCGAGGTGACGGGCGAGCGGAACGCGAGCGGCCAGTACCTCGGCAAGGCCACCGCCACCATCACCGCCACCGACGCGGGGTCCGGCGTCCGGACGACGGAGTACACCCTCGACGGCGGCCCCTGGACCCCCTACACCGCACCCGTCGAGGTCACCGCGCCGGGCGCGCACATGATCCACCACCGCGCCACCGACAACGCCGGCAACACCTCACCGGAGGGCATGAGCGCCTTCACCGTCGTGGCGGCACCCGTCGAGGACACCACACCGCCGACCGTCACCGGGACGGTGACCGGTCAGCGGGACGCGGACGGGAACTACCTGGGCGTCGCGACCGTCACCATCACCGCCTCCGACGACGGCTCCGGTGTGGCGGTCGTCGAGCACGCGGTGGACGGTGGCGCGTGGACCCGCCACACCGCTCCGGTGGTCGTGCGGGCGCAGGGCGCGCACTCCGTCCGCTACCGGGCCACCGACGGGGCGGGCAACACCGCGCCGGAGAAGTCGCTGTCGTTCAGCGTCGTGGCGCCGGGCCAGGACGCCTGCCCCGACTCCGACACGCGGGCGACGGTGGTCATCGGCGACGACGACACCGGGGTCGCGAACACCGACACCGGGAACGGTTGCACCGTCAGCGACCTGGTCGACCAGCACGGCGACCACGTCGACCACGGCGCGTTCGTCCGGCACGTGGAGCGCGTCACCGGCGACCTGGTGGCCCGCGGCCTGCTGACCCGGCGGGAGCAGGGCGTCCTCGTGCGCGCGGCCTCGCGATCCGACATCGGCAACCAGACCCGTCCGCACCCAGCAGGGAGAACGACCATGGCCAGACGGACCGCACCCGTCCTCGCGACCCTGAGCATCGTCGCCGCCTCGGCGGTGTTCGCCCCGACCGCCCACGCCGGCCTGGTCACGCACTGCGTCGGCAGTGGCGGGGCCGTCACGGTGCCCAACGACCTGCTCGTGCCCGCAGGCGAGTCGTGCTCGCTGGACGGCACCACGATCACCGGCGACGTGCAGGTGGCGGCGGGCGCCAACCTGGTGGTGGCGGGCGGCACCGTCAACGGCGCGGTCCGGGTGGCCGCCGACGGCTACCTCGACCTCACCGACACCCGCGTCGACGGGCAGGTCGTGCTCGCGCCCGGCGGCTTCGGCGTGTTCCTCGGGAACAGCGACACCGGCCGGGTCCTCGTGGAGCCGAAGGGCTCGGCGGCGGCCGAGGGCTTCCTGTACGTGGAGGGCGGTTCGGCGATCGACGGCGACGTGACGGTCGGCGCGGGCGAGGTCAGCCTGGTGGACAGCGAGGTCACCGGCGACGTCGGCACCAACGGCGCGTACTTCACCGACCTGCACGGCACGTTCGTGGACGGCACGCTGTCCGTGCTGAACAACGCCACCGGCAGCGTCGTCTGCGGCGGCGCCGTGCTGGGCAAGGCGACGTTCGCGGGCAGCCTCGGCGGCATCCAGCTCGGCCCGAACGGCGCGCTGGACACCTGCGCCTCGGGCGGCTACTTCGCGCGGGACGTCGTCATCTCCAACACCACCGGCCGCACCACGCTGGACGACAACGTGGTCAACGGGACGCTCCGGCTGTCGGCCAACGCCCCGGTGGCCGAGGTGGCCGCCAACAACCGGGTGCGCGGCGGCATCACCGGGGACCACACCGCGACGACGGCGGCGGCGCGCGCCTCCGCCGTCGCGGCCGACGGCACCCGGGGCACGGCCGGGCGGCGCGCCGGCGACCGCGAGGCGTCGGCCCTGGTCGAGGCCGCCGCGCACGGTCCCGCCCGCCTGTGA